The nucleotide window CTCTTAACGTCTGGCTTCTTCATCCTTCCACTTGTAAGACGCAATATAGCTTGAAAACGTGGAGACTGGATTTCCTTTGCAAAAAATGCTGCCTGATTGCCCTaccccaaaaagaaaaaacaaatttcatttaGCTAATCTATTTAACAATAACATGTACACAAACTTATTACACATGTCAAACTATAACTAACAAGTTCATTACCTCCATTGCTGGATTGAGTTGCGAATGAGTTCTCCGTGGTTTTGAATGACTCCACGAAACCTTTTCCcctgcattaaaaaataataacaaaaaaaaattacgagtaCATTTGACatgatttatgaaaaataattttgactttgaatcataatctaaaaaatagtttttcgtaAATAAATTACGATAAAAATAAGCAAGATGAAAAGtatatttgacaaaaataacttcaaataaCTTACTTGAAGAATGAAGGTAACATAAGATCGAATAAATcattggtaaaaaattaaacttttgattaaatttaaatcttgactcagttttataataaatttttaatttacataaaaattacttcaaatcaaacatatttaGAGTCCAATTGGCATGACATaagaaaagtgatttttaactttaaattataattgaaaagttgtttttcataaataaaattccaTTTGATATGAATTTAAGTtcctttttttaacatttgactCATTAAAAAgccataaatatatttaattatatataacttttgatttaaatcaagaatttattacaaaattgagtcaaatcttgattaaaacaaaagttaaaattcTTAACTTTTAACTTATGGATTCTAACTTATACTtcatctatttttcaaaaaaaagttattttgagtAACTTTAACCtaacattcttttattttaacttaatgTTGTCACaagttatttataaatttatcacttTTCTaagctaaaataattttaaattagaagTATATGTGGTAAACATGACttgaatcaactttttttttaacaaaagatGTAATCTGTATTTGATATTGAGGTAAAAcctgtttttcattaaaatttgatatattttttcttcaaattaattttttttagtgtttttttatcgttttgatatactgatatcaaaaataaattttaaaaaataaaaaaaatatattattttaattcatttaaaaataaaaaatacttttaaaaaaaaatttatcacacTTTTAAATACTCTTTATAAGATATACCCTTGTAATATAAGATTAGAATCCATAAATCCAAAGttccaaatttttaattttgaatgagttgaagcttttttaaattagaagtATATTGGGTAAAAATCACttcaattaactttttttttaataaaagatgtATTATAAGATAGAATTACCAAGgtcaaaagttaaaaattttagattttgattaaatcaaagttttgactcaattttctaacaatttctttcatttaaagCAAGAATTATTTCTAACTAAACATATTGAAGAGTTTTTCACAAGTCAAAAGgttaaaaatcaacttaaatcaGTCTATACAAATCATATCGAACATAACCTCATGCATTTTGTTcacatcaaaaattaaaaaacaactcaaaaacaatttaaaaaattcatacttGAATATAACCTGTGCAAAACAACCAAAAATCCTCCGCTAGCAAACACAATACAGCTTAATCCCCTTATTAATCCAAATTTGTTAGAGAAAAAACAGCAAGCGTGGGTCCCACACATAAAAAagtcattcaaaataaaaattgatgtctCCATTaatcatatatgaaaaaaaaaaattaattacctcCAGCAAGCCTCGTTTCGACGTCAGTTTTATCCTCCTTATTATTAACCTGAGCATTCTCTAAATACGACGGCGTACCAGCAGACGACGAAAACCTAAGCGGAGAAGGAACCGGGAGGGATCGTGTTCTGATATGATTCAACCCGAGCGCTGACGCCATAATTATCGGCGAATTCTTGTCCGTTTTATAATTTCTCTCCTCCAATATCTCCTTACCGTCATTTCTACTATCGTAATATGTATCGCTGCCGTCGTCATTGTTGATTGATTCGGTGTCGTTCAGTGGGGCGTCGGGTTTCTGGATTCGGCGGATTGGAATGGGAGGGATTTTTCGGAGTTTGAAAGAGGAAGGAGAGGAGGAGGGATTGAGAGTTGACGGAGAAGGAGACGGCATCGTTTTTGACGACGATGAAGGATCTTCGTGATCGTTTGTCGACATGGATGTAAATCGGTACTGATTGAATTGATCAGGTTCTTCATTGCATTGTGAGTGTAGAGTGAGAatgttagagagagaaagagagaggatacaaagagaaaaaacatatgGATAGAGAGATGGGAGGGGGAGACAGGAGAGGTTTTCGCGGGAAATGGAGCGTAGAGGGCGACACGACGATGAAGGGAAGGTTCTGTTGATTTTCTACTTCGAAACGTGCTCGCCGCAaagttttgtttgtaaatttcAGTTTTCCCACTgtagttttattaatattacaCTATTGTCCTTATATTTACTGACTCTATGTTCTTCTgatattctagtttttttttttgttaacttctttaaaaaaaaaatattagagaaaTAACActcttgaaaatttaattagaaaaataatatagtctGGGAAGTtggagtttaaaaaataaataaatatgcgttaacaatataatatttatttatttttaaaagacaatattctaaaaataactatatattaGTCTCAGTCTCGTGataaagaattttaattatataacaatatCTCGTGGGTAAATAACTAATTACTAAACTCTGTGAGAGTGGAATTAATGTAGTGATGGAGAGAACGTGTCTCCTTCATGGAAAGCAGCTATCTACAAACAATGAACAGCaacttcaagaaataattttacTTTGTATCGCCACTATCCATTGTGGAATTATAGAATTTACTTCTTCCGGTTGCTCATCGTGTGGATATTGGCCTGAAATTTCAATCAGATACAAAGGTTATTAATTTGTTACTTCACATATGATCATCAAAGTTATCCCAAGATAATGCTTTTGGAGCTTGGTAAATTTGGACTTGGAATTGGAGATgggatttttcatattttcattcCCTGAAAATGGTGAAATCAATCAGAATTGTAAGTGAGCAATCCCAACCGGGCAATCAAGATAAGAGTGGGGGCTGCTACTGCCGTCCAAGAATTGATCAAGAGGAAGTGAGAtcagaaatgaaaataatttccaGTACCAATCGCTCTGTAGGATCAGAATTTCATGCATGTTAAGCTGATGTGAATAGAGTCAGATTAGGGCATGCTTAGCTAGAAACAAGGATAGAGCTCTTAGCATTTCATTGGCAAGCGAATTCGTGCAACATTTGGAtgtgaaaaggaagaaagattGCGGAAATAGATGAATACTTGCAGCTGGATTGCAGTTCTTTAGATTACCAGCAAACTTCAAGATCCCTGAACAGAAATAACAGAGCTCAAAGAGTCAACTTGGAGGACACTGACAAGTGTGCAAGGAAAACATCTCGATAGATACCAAGTCAAGAATAAGGCATTTGCATCAAATTGTGTGCTGGAACAACATCCCCAGAATTTTTGACAAGGATATCAGACTCTCAGAGTGAGCTAAAGCAGGCCGAAGAACGCAGCAAGAGCTACAAGATAGCCTGAAGATAGAGACCAAGAACAATTAGAGGAGTGTTGAAGAACAGCAACTGATGATGAGTTAAGCGGATGAGGTTTCAAACAAGTAAACGGAGAAATTAGAACGGGAACATACCACCAACAGAGTTCCCCAGAAAATGCACCGGTCATTGAAAACTTCAATTACAAAATCTATCAAGAATTCATCCCGCATAAATTCAGTATATTCACTAACTTAGGCTAACATATTATAcagaataaaatgaaaaaattaagctgAAATGGAGTTAATAGAAAACCAACATGATAAAATCAGTTTTCCACCGCAGACCTGATTGTGTTTGCCTACAGTTAACCTCTGTGTAGTCTTCATGTTTAGATTACCAAAAGAAGGAAGGTGAACAGGAAAAAACATTTATACAAGTCAACGGAGAGGGAACCCACATGATGCAATAAGAGTTGTAGAGAACATGTAATTTCTGGTCAGAGGATAACATTGATGAGGTCGGTACACCATGCCATCATCAATCTTTCTTAAGATTGTGGCAAGCAAAGCAATATTATCAAGGATTACCCAAAATACATTTACAGGTAAAAGCAAAGGAAATGATGCACATCTTCATTTGCTCACACACCCACTAGCTACTTCTTTcctgttttctgttttttcaagCAATCTAGTTGTTGCAACAGTGTTCATTCCTCTCTCTCCACTGATTTCCTTCTATCTTTTGAAGTAAGATAAGGTATTAACAGCTAAGGTTTTGAAACTAAAATTGTACATTACACCTAATTCTAATCTTCCACCACCAGAATTATAAAAACCCTCTTCCTTTCCACTCCATGCGTCAAACACTTGTAGCAAGTAGCAATACATGCcattttatacaaaaactaCTAAAATGGTGCCACAATTTCTGTTCTCATTTTCACTTATTCTATCCTTTCTTCTTCATTGCCCCCCAACCCTAGCTCAGTCACCAGCTGCAGCCCCAGGACCACCTGGTCCAACCAATGTCACCAAAATACTCGAAAAAGGTGGCCAGTTCAGTGTGTTTATCCGGCTTTTGAAAGCCACTCAAGAGGATGTCACATTGAATGGCCAACTCAACAACACAAACAATGCTATAACCATCTTCGCACCTAGTGACAACGCATTTTCGAGCCTGAAATCAGGCACCCTCAACTCCCTAAACGATCAAGAAAAGGCTGAGTTAGTGCAGTTTCACATTATCCCACAATATCTATCAAGTTCCCAATTCCAGACAGTGAGCAACCCTTTGACCACACAGGCAGGATCAGGTGGCAGGTTAGAGCTTAATGTAACCACCACAGGGAACTCAGTGAATATAACCACAGGACTTACCAATACAAGCGTATCTGGCACTATATACACTGATAACCAGCTAGCTGTTTATCAGGTTGATAAGGTGCTCCTTCCTGTCGATATTTTTACACCTAAACCTCCTACTCCAGCACCAGCACCTGAAAAACCAAAGAAGAGGTCTAAAGCTGCAGAGA belongs to Populus nigra chromosome 18, ddPopNigr1.1, whole genome shotgun sequence and includes:
- the LOC133678785 gene encoding fasciclin-like arabinogalactan protein 12, which encodes MPFYTKTTKMVPQFLFSFSLILSFLLHCPPTLAQSPAAAPGPPGPTNVTKILEKGGQFSVFIRLLKATQEDVTLNGQLNNTNNAITIFAPSDNAFSSLKSGTLNSLNDQEKAELVQFHIIPQYLSSSQFQTVSNPLTTQAGSGGRLELNVTTTGNSVNITTGLTNTSVSGTIYTDNQLAVYQVDKVLLPVDIFTPKPPTPAPAPEKPKKRSKAAESPDAPEDNSGAESLTVLNNVVFFGVGIVAVIFSL